The sequence ATACTAGCAAGCAACTTTATCTTATCACTTTCTGTCGTTAGGAAACTTCCAATATCATGTCTACTGTGCTATCAAAATCTCGCTCATTTATTGCGTTGCCATTGACGCTTGCGGTATCAACTCTACTTATCAGTGCTTGTAGCAATACGTCAGCGGTAAAAAAGGGTGCGACCAATAGCTCATCTGTTATTACTAAACGCCCAGCTACTAAAGCGCCTGCAGCAAGCAGCAGTACGGACTATTCAACGGCATATTTAGATGCAGATAGCTTGGATGAGTTAGCCGATTTACTCGAAGCCACTGACATGACTATGGTGGAAGGCAACAAACTTGCTATTCAGCAGTATGGTGATTTATGGAGTCGCTTACGTGCTGGCTATCGTATGAATGGCGGTCAGCCGACTTATAATCAGCGTATTGAAGGGCAAAAAAGCTGGTTTACCAGTCGACAAGACTATTTAAACCGTTTGACTGCACGTGCCAGTCGCTATATCTATCACACCGTACGAGAAGCTGAGCGTCGTAATATCCCGACAGAGCTGGCTTTATTACCTGTTATTGAGAGCTCTTACGATCCAAGCGGTACCAGTAGTGCGGCAGCAGCAGGCTTATGGCAGTTCATTCCAAGTACGGGTCGTATTTATGGTTTGAATCAAAGCAGTACCTATGATGGTCGCCGTGATGTCATCGAATCAACTCGCGCCGCTTATGACTTCTTGACCGCACTACATAATCAGTTTGGCAGTTGGGAGTTAGCATTGGCCGCTTATAATGCGGGTCCTGGTCGCGTGCAAAAGGCCATTGATGCTAATAGAGCTCAGGGTTTACCGACAGATTATTGGTCTCTGAGATTGCCTACTGAAACGATGAACTACGTGCCGCGCTTCTTGGCGGTAGCAGAAATTGTTGCTAAGCCTGAGCAATATGGTGTCTACTTGCCTGCTATTGCCAACCGTCAGCATTTCCGTAGTGTGCCAGTGAATTATGGCGTGAGCTTAGCTGAAGTCGCACAAATGACAGGCGTTAGTTACGACGAATTAGAAAGGTTAAATACGGCCTTAACGTCAGGGCGTGTAGATTCTTCTGGTCCCCAGCGTATTATTATTCCTAATGATGTGAGTCTTAATACCGATGCTAAATTGAGCTCATTGAGAGGCAATGGTACGGGCAATATACTGGCATCGAGTAATACAAGCACACCAAGTAGCACGACCACGACGCCAAGCTATAACAACAAACCCTATACTGGCTCCTCATTACCATCGACAGGTAGCGCCTTGGCTGATTATGCTGCAAGTGCTAGTGTGCCGCAGCAAACGACCAGTTATATATCACCGTCAGCCACGCCTACTAGCAGCTCTGTCTACAGTAATAACGCCTCGGTGCGTACTGAGCCACCATTGAGCACGGCAGAAACCAACAAGATCAATGCTGAGCTAAAAAGCAGCAACAGTCTACCGACCACCTCTGCTCAGATTACACAGAATAATACGATTGTCCAAGAACCACCACTGAGCAAAGAAGAGCGTGATTTTATTGCCAATCAAATTCGCAGTAACACGCCTGAAACCAATGTAATCAATGCTGATGGTAATATTAATTTATCCGCAGTACAGACACAGCAGTCTATTCTAGAAGCCAGTGGCGAAGAGAAAAAGCTTAGCTTTGCAAAAACATCAGTAAGCAAGCCAAAACCGCAAGGTACACGTACCACTTATACCGTCAAGCGTGGTGATACCTTGTCTAATATCGCCAGCCGTGCGGGTGTCAGTTG is a genomic window of Psychrobacter cibarius containing:
- a CDS encoding LysM peptidoglycan-binding domain-containing protein — translated: MSTVLSKSRSFIALPLTLAVSTLLISACSNTSAVKKGATNSSSVITKRPATKAPAASSSTDYSTAYLDADSLDELADLLEATDMTMVEGNKLAIQQYGDLWSRLRAGYRMNGGQPTYNQRIEGQKSWFTSRQDYLNRLTARASRYIYHTVREAERRNIPTELALLPVIESSYDPSGTSSAAAAGLWQFIPSTGRIYGLNQSSTYDGRRDVIESTRAAYDFLTALHNQFGSWELALAAYNAGPGRVQKAIDANRAQGLPTDYWSLRLPTETMNYVPRFLAVAEIVAKPEQYGVYLPAIANRQHFRSVPVNYGVSLAEVAQMTGVSYDELERLNTALTSGRVDSSGPQRIIIPNDVSLNTDAKLSSLRGNGTGNILASSNTSTPSSTTTTPSYNNKPYTGSSLPSTGSALADYAASASVPQQTTSYISPSATPTSSSVYSNNASVRTEPPLSTAETNKINAELKSSNSLPTTSAQITQNNTIVQEPPLSKEERDFIANQIRSNTPETNVINADGNINLSAVQTQQSILEASGEEKKLSFAKTSVSKPKPQGTRTTYTVKRGDTLSNIASRAGVSWRDIAEWNQIDASSKLLSGSTLYLYNAKTIEPLSTANNTAASQPESYVVQSGDTLIGTANRFGLSVTQLATYNNLSSRADLLRGQKLWLIPGKVTAPVTTPAAPSTKPSKSSTATKNYKVKAGDGLIALARQFSVSTDTLASLNNMSTTSSLYVGQTLKVPASVDFDAANTSSSSSRNSSSSSVATTNYKVKSGDTLIGIANSVGISPAELAAVNSNFDAKARLQRGQTIKVPVSKGLVDRQLNDKTVSYKVKSGDTLTGVAQRYNIGLSDLATANNLKTNSNLILGRTITIPASGSVVTTSSSNNQSSSSASSTAATSTASSGKKLGNTESYKVKSGDGLIALARQFGVSIDDLAATNDLATNAQLQRGQTLKVPKLTVSYTVGSGDSLIGLARKYGVSTQELAEMNNIAADTMLQRGQRLTVPNR